Proteins encoded together in one Janthinobacterium tructae window:
- a CDS encoding M16 family metallopeptidase: MSRIMPALLPAFALALSAMASSNLGAAPVKPAATHSATASKADLLPFKATEKTLANGLKIIIVPTGFPNLVSLQIPVQTGSRNEVEPGKSGFAHFFEHMMFRGTKAYPPEKYQEVITRAGARQNAYTSDDLTNYHTTFAKQDLETVLKVEADRFQHLDYAEDAFKTESRAVLGEYNKNSANPVSKLFEVMRDSAYTTHTYKHTTMGFIQDIEDMPNQYAYSKLFFDRWYRPERTTIIIAGDVEPQQAIALVEKYWSQWQRGKQQAAVPVEPAPHGPVYKHVAWPTPTLPWVAVGFHAPAFSVKDKDQAALATLLSLSFGRTSPLYKRLVQNEQKVDQLFEMTPDRVDPTLAVLGARVKNIDDAVYVRDAILATVAQLRDTPVSEKDLADAKSAEKYGLIRSLDNTEQIAGTLASFVHFDRSYATINQYYRLIDTLTPADLQAAARKYLTDDGLVVTTLSNQPMAAAIATTPKLASLLPPASNAKFDVLVQKSALPQIRYKLLFTAGSAQDPKGKEGLAALTAAMVASGGSSERKIDEVNQALFPLAGSFSQQTDKEMTTFTGSIHRDNWTQFNAIALPLLLSPGFREDDFRRLKDAQKNALLLDLKDNNEEEFAKERLQTNVYAGTPYGHPVLGTVAGIDAITLDDVKQFWKRAYAQGAVKVGLSGEVSDAMTASLTQALGKLPAGPGLPATVKPAGRKAQGLEVEIIEKNTRATAISFGLPLEVTRTHPDFPALWLAKTWLGEHRASNSYLYQRIREIRGMNYGDYAYIEAFPRGMYQFFPNPNLGRKAQLFEIWIRPVAPDNAHFALRVALTELGKLIDNGLTQDDFATTRDYLMKNVFVMTSTQDQQLGYALDSQWYGTPEFTKLMRDGLSKLTVADVNRAIKQHLSAKNLSVVIVAKDAAGLKDKLVSDAFSPIKYDGNKPQALLDEDKVIGAMKLNIKPAAVTVTPAAQAFAK, from the coding sequence GTGTCAAGAATCATGCCCGCTTTATTACCCGCTTTCGCCCTGGCCCTGTCGGCCATGGCCTCGTCGAACCTGGGCGCCGCGCCCGTCAAACCGGCCGCCACTCACAGCGCCACAGCCAGCAAAGCAGATTTGCTGCCATTCAAGGCCACCGAAAAGACCCTGGCCAATGGACTAAAAATCATCATCGTGCCAACCGGCTTCCCGAACCTGGTCTCGCTGCAAATTCCTGTGCAGACGGGCTCGCGCAATGAAGTCGAGCCGGGCAAGTCCGGTTTCGCGCATTTTTTTGAACACATGATGTTTCGCGGCACCAAGGCCTATCCGCCCGAGAAATACCAGGAAGTCATCACCCGCGCCGGCGCGCGCCAGAACGCGTATACCAGCGACGACCTGACCAATTACCACACGACGTTTGCCAAGCAAGACCTGGAAACCGTGCTGAAGGTGGAGGCGGACCGCTTCCAGCACCTCGACTACGCGGAAGACGCGTTCAAGACGGAATCGCGGGCCGTGCTGGGCGAATACAACAAGAACAGCGCCAATCCCGTCTCGAAACTGTTCGAAGTGATGCGCGACAGCGCCTACACCACGCATACCTACAAGCACACGACGATGGGTTTTATCCAGGACATCGAAGACATGCCGAACCAGTACGCGTATTCGAAGCTCTTCTTCGACCGCTGGTACCGTCCTGAGCGCACCACCATCATCATCGCCGGCGACGTCGAGCCGCAGCAAGCCATCGCGCTGGTGGAAAAATACTGGAGTCAGTGGCAGCGCGGCAAGCAGCAGGCGGCCGTGCCCGTGGAACCCGCGCCGCATGGCCCCGTCTACAAGCACGTGGCCTGGCCGACGCCGACCCTGCCATGGGTGGCCGTGGGCTTCCACGCACCCGCGTTTTCCGTGAAGGACAAGGACCAGGCAGCACTGGCAACGTTGCTGTCGCTGTCGTTCGGCCGCACTTCGCCGCTGTATAAACGCCTGGTGCAAAATGAGCAAAAGGTCGACCAGTTGTTCGAGATGACGCCGGACCGGGTCGACCCGACGCTGGCCGTGCTGGGCGCGCGCGTGAAAAACATCGATGACGCCGTCTACGTGCGCGACGCCATCCTGGCCACCGTGGCGCAGCTGCGCGATACGCCAGTGAGCGAAAAAGACCTGGCGGATGCCAAGTCGGCCGAAAAATACGGCCTGATCCGCTCACTCGACAACACGGAGCAGATCGCCGGCACCCTGGCGTCCTTCGTGCATTTCGACCGCTCGTATGCCACCATCAACCAGTACTACCGCCTGATCGATACGCTTACGCCGGCCGACCTGCAGGCCGCCGCGCGCAAATACCTGACGGACGACGGCCTGGTGGTAACCACCCTGTCAAACCAGCCGATGGCAGCCGCCATCGCCACCACGCCGAAGCTGGCCAGCCTGCTGCCGCCCGCCTCGAACGCAAAATTTGACGTCTTGGTGCAAAAGTCCGCGCTGCCGCAGATCCGCTACAAGCTGCTGTTTACGGCCGGTTCCGCGCAAGACCCGAAAGGCAAGGAAGGCCTGGCCGCGCTGACGGCCGCCATGGTGGCGTCCGGTGGCTCGTCCGAACGCAAGATCGACGAAGTCAACCAGGCCCTGTTCCCGCTGGCCGGCAGTTTCAGCCAGCAGACGGACAAGGAAATGACGACGTTTACGGGTTCCATCCACCGCGATAACTGGACGCAGTTCAACGCCATCGCCCTGCCCCTGCTGCTCTCGCCGGGTTTCCGCGAAGACGACTTCCGCCGCCTGAAGGATGCCCAAAAGAACGCGCTGCTGCTGGACCTGAAGGACAATAACGAAGAGGAATTCGCCAAGGAACGCCTGCAAACGAATGTGTATGCAGGCACGCCGTATGGTCACCCTGTGCTCGGTACGGTGGCCGGCATCGACGCCATCACCCTCGACGATGTCAAACAGTTCTGGAAGAGGGCGTATGCGCAAGGCGCCGTCAAGGTGGGCCTTTCCGGCGAGGTGTCCGACGCCATGACGGCCTCGCTGACGCAGGCACTCGGCAAACTGCCGGCCGGCCCAGGCTTGCCGGCCACCGTCAAACCCGCGGGCCGCAAGGCGCAGGGCCTGGAAGTGGAAATCATCGAGAAAAATACGCGCGCCACGGCCATCTCGTTCGGCCTGCCTTTGGAAGTGACGCGCACGCACCCGGACTTCCCCGCCCTGTGGCTGGCGAAGACGTGGCTGGGCGAGCACCGCGCTTCGAACTCCTACCTGTACCAGCGCATCCGCGAAATCCGCGGCATGAACTACGGCGATTACGCCTACATCGAAGCTTTCCCGCGCGGCATGTATCAGTTCTTCCCGAACCCGAACCTGGGCCGCAAGGCGCAGCTGTTCGAGATCTGGATCCGCCCCGTGGCGCCGGACAACGCCCACTTCGCCCTGCGCGTGGCCCTGACGGAATTGGGCAAGCTCATCGACAACGGCCTGACGCAGGACGACTTCGCCACCACGCGCGACTACCTGATGAAGAACGTCTTCGTCATGACCTCGACGCAGGACCAGCAACTGGGCTATGCGCTCGACTCGCAATGGTATGGCACGCCGGAATTTACCAAGCTGATGCGTGACGGCCTGTCGAAACTGACGGTGGCCGATGTCAACCGCGCCATCAAACAGCATTTGTCGGCGAAAAACCTGTCCGTGGTGATCGTCGCCAAGGATGCGGCCGGCTTGAAGGATAAGCTCGTCAGCGACGCGTTTTCTCCCATCAAGTACGACGGCAACAAGCCGCAGGCGCTGCTCGATGAAGACAAAGTCATCGGCGCGATGAAGCTGAACATCAAACCGGCAGCCGTTACCGTGACGCCAGCGGCGCAGGCGTTCGCGAAGTAA
- the queD gene encoding 6-carboxytetrahydropterin synthase QueD, with protein MLTITRKLEFDAGHRIPDHKSQCRNLHGHRYTVEITLVGKVIEAEGNSDNGMIMDFSDVKTLAKQHLVDVWDHAFLVYEKDVAVRDFLASLPDHKTVVIDRIPTVENLARIAFEILKAAFTDHFGTGLHLHKLVLHETPNCWAEVTDD; from the coding sequence ATGCTGACTATCACACGCAAGCTCGAATTCGACGCGGGCCACCGCATTCCCGACCATAAAAGCCAGTGCCGCAACCTGCACGGCCACCGCTACACGGTGGAAATCACCCTGGTCGGCAAGGTCATCGAAGCGGAAGGCAATTCCGACAACGGCATGATCATGGACTTTTCCGACGTGAAAACCCTGGCCAAGCAGCACCTGGTCGATGTCTGGGACCACGCCTTTCTTGTGTATGAAAAGGATGTGGCCGTGCGCGACTTCCTGGCCAGCCTGCCCGACCATAAAACTGTCGTCATCGACCGCATCCCGACCGTGGAAAACCTGGCGCGCATCGCCTTCGAGATCCTGAAAGCGGCATTTACCGACCATTTCGGCACCGGCTTGCACCTGCATAAACTGGTGTTGCATGAAACGCCGAATTGCTGGGCAGAAGTGACCGATGACTGA
- the queE gene encoding 7-carboxy-7-deazaguanine synthase, translated as MTYSIKEIFYTLQGEGAHAGRPAVFCRFSGCNLWTGRESDRATAVCQFCDTDFVGTDGERGGKFKTPEELAALIDSLWPASYAPSKYVVFTGGEPLLQLDTALIDAMHAVGFTIAIETNGTLPVPPGVDWICVSPKMGSTLVVHKGNEIKVVIPQFQQDLAAYEQLDFENFFVQAMDGPLAAHNMQLAIETCKSNPKWKLSLQTHKLLQIP; from the coding sequence GTGACTTATAGCATCAAAGAGATTTTTTATACCCTGCAGGGCGAAGGTGCGCACGCGGGCCGTCCGGCCGTGTTTTGCCGCTTTTCCGGCTGCAATCTGTGGACGGGCCGCGAAAGTGACCGCGCCACGGCCGTGTGCCAGTTCTGCGACACGGATTTCGTCGGCACCGATGGCGAACGGGGCGGCAAGTTCAAGACGCCCGAGGAACTGGCCGCGCTGATCGACAGCCTGTGGCCGGCCAGCTACGCGCCGAGCAAATACGTGGTGTTTACGGGCGGCGAGCCGCTGCTGCAACTGGACACGGCCCTGATCGACGCCATGCATGCGGTGGGCTTTACCATCGCCATCGAAACCAACGGCACCTTGCCCGTTCCGCCCGGCGTGGACTGGATCTGCGTCAGCCCGAAGATGGGTTCGACACTGGTCGTACACAAAGGCAATGAAATCAAGGTGGTCATTCCCCAGTTCCAGCAAGACCTGGCCGCCTACGAACAACTGGACTTCGAGAACTTCTTCGTGCAGGCGATGGACGGCCCTCTGGCCGCGCACAACATGCAACTGGCCATCGAGACGTGCAAAAGCAACCCGAAGTGGAAGCTGAGCCTGCAAACCCATAAACTCCTGCAAATACCTTAA
- a CDS encoding sensor histidine kinase: MLQRWIRLPYRLSILACLTAAALAAALAALHAGYAAGTMPRASIPSPLLVACALLLLALALLLWRQHRLALRQRGLEQLRADAEQTRLASGQRKAREQERLRIGRDIHDDLGQHLLTLKIDLSMLQASTQGATPQLARQLAVMARNVDLSIAALRRVIHDLRPPALDAGLQAACDGLLTDFQRSTGIDCSCDYRLDAAAGSIHGPLLYHALQEALANIARHARATHVQLSLQQAGDTLACRISDDGVGLTGSPPRLGCGLSGMHERVAAAGGSLHIASHSGAGTTLHLSLPLPGCGHDEAMAHR; the protein is encoded by the coding sequence ATGCTGCAACGCTGGATACGCCTGCCGTACCGCCTGAGCATTCTGGCCTGCCTGACGGCCGCCGCACTCGCCGCCGCACTCGCCGCCTTGCACGCCGGCTATGCGGCCGGGACGATGCCGCGAGCCAGCATCCCCTCCCCTCTGCTGGTGGCCTGCGCCCTCCTGCTCCTTGCGCTGGCGCTGTTGCTGTGGCGACAGCACCGCCTGGCGCTGCGCCAGCGGGGGCTGGAACAGCTGCGCGCCGACGCCGAGCAGACGCGCCTGGCCAGCGGGCAGCGCAAGGCGCGTGAACAGGAACGCCTGCGCATCGGGCGCGATATCCACGACGACCTGGGCCAGCATCTGCTGACCCTGAAAATCGACCTGTCCATGCTGCAGGCCAGCACGCAGGGCGCGACGCCTCAGCTGGCGCGGCAACTGGCCGTGATGGCGCGCAATGTCGACCTCAGCATCGCGGCGCTGCGGCGCGTCATCCACGACCTGCGCCCGCCCGCCCTCGATGCCGGCCTGCAAGCGGCGTGCGACGGCTTGCTGACGGACTTCCAGCGCAGCACGGGCATCGATTGCAGCTGCGATTACCGGCTCGACGCCGCCGCCGGCAGCATACATGGCCCCCTGCTATACCACGCGCTGCAGGAAGCGCTGGCCAATATCGCCCGCCATGCGCGCGCCACGCATGTCCAGCTGAGCCTGCAACAAGCGGGCGACACCCTCGCCTGCCGCATCAGCGACGACGGCGTCGGACTGACCGGTTCGCCGCCGCGCCTCGGTTGCGGCCTGTCCGGCATGCATGAGCGCGTGGCCGCCGCCGGCGGCAGCCTGCACATTGCCAGCCACAGCGGCGCCGGCACCACCTTGCACCTGTCGCTGCCCCTGCCAGGCTGCGGCCACGATGAAGCAATGGCCCATCGCTGA
- a CDS encoding sensor domain-containing diguanylate cyclase, translating to MPDSHAHASASPYGEAQGFAVKMMELLVVPTFVLDVHGRVMIWNRACEQLTGVPAAEVLGTCEPGRCFYNDERPTLADLLLAGRGGDMRALHAQQQYRSSTGSNLCAENWCDMPRTGRRRYLAVDASPIYGNHGELIAVVETLRDMTEEKRAQVELERLATRDGLTGLANRRCFDDTMLAEWQRAQRQGQPLSLLMVDVDNFKEYNDSHGHQGGDLCLRKVAGAVASEMRTNDLVARYGGEEFAVILPNQSLKGAAIVAERIRQRVERLQLPRKRSDGACVTVSIGAATALPGPGTQLGQLIHTADCALYRAKHLGRNRISLPETTLT from the coding sequence ATGCCGGATAGTCACGCACATGCCAGCGCATCGCCGTATGGCGAAGCCCAGGGTTTCGCCGTCAAGATGATGGAATTGCTGGTGGTGCCCACCTTTGTCCTCGATGTGCATGGGCGGGTGATGATCTGGAACCGCGCCTGCGAGCAGCTGACGGGCGTGCCGGCGGCCGAAGTACTGGGCACGTGCGAGCCGGGCCGCTGCTTTTACAACGACGAGCGCCCCACCCTGGCCGACCTGCTGCTGGCCGGACGCGGCGGCGACATGCGCGCGCTGCACGCGCAGCAGCAATACCGCAGCAGCACGGGCAGCAATCTGTGTGCAGAAAACTGGTGCGACATGCCGCGCACGGGGCGGCGCCGCTACCTGGCCGTCGATGCCAGCCCCATCTACGGCAATCACGGCGAACTGATCGCCGTGGTGGAAACCCTGCGCGACATGACGGAAGAAAAACGTGCGCAGGTGGAACTGGAACGCCTGGCCACGCGCGATGGCTTGACGGGGCTGGCGAACCGGCGCTGCTTCGACGACACCATGCTGGCCGAATGGCAGCGCGCCCAGCGCCAGGGCCAGCCCCTGTCGCTGCTGATGGTCGATGTCGACAATTTCAAGGAATACAACGACAGCCACGGCCACCAGGGCGGCGACCTGTGCCTGCGCAAGGTGGCCGGTGCCGTGGCCAGCGAAATGCGCACGAACGACCTGGTGGCCCGCTATGGCGGCGAGGAATTTGCCGTCATCCTGCCGAACCAGTCGCTCAAGGGTGCGGCCATCGTGGCCGAACGCATCCGCCAGCGCGTGGAGCGGCTGCAACTGCCGCGCAAGCGCTCCGACGGCGCCTGCGTCACCGTCAGCATCGGCGCCGCCACGGCCCTGCCCGGCCCCGGCACGCAACTGGGACAGCTGATCCACACGGCCGATTGCGCCCTGTACCGCGCCAAGCACCTGGGACGCAACCGCATCAGCCTGCCGGAAACCACGCTCACGTAA
- a CDS encoding type II toxin-antitoxin system Phd/YefM family antitoxin, which yields MNLKERIKPISYLKANTTEIVNSFDAGQDEPIIITQNGEAKMVVLSMHAYQEGKRQAQQMQEQHAFMKLIALGNQDIARGDVVSEEDFLASLDQA from the coding sequence GTGAACCTCAAGGAACGCATCAAGCCGATCTCCTATCTCAAGGCCAATACGACCGAAATCGTCAACAGCTTTGACGCTGGCCAGGACGAGCCCATCATCATTACGCAAAATGGCGAAGCGAAGATGGTCGTGCTATCGATGCACGCTTACCAGGAAGGCAAGCGGCAGGCGCAGCAGATGCAGGAACAGCATGCGTTCATGAAGCTGATCGCCCTGGGCAACCAGGACATCGCGCGCGGCGACGTGGTGTCCGAAGAAGACTTCCTGGCCAGCCTCGACCAGGCTTGA
- the tadA gene encoding tRNA adenosine(34) deaminase TadA has protein sequence MTETHAGAQDARYMQLALEQAQHAWDLGEVPVGAVVVKDGEVIAVGYNQPIGRHDPTAHAEVMALRAAAEKLGNYRLPGCELYVTLEPCVMCSGAMLHARLARVVYGAGDPKTGACGSVLNLFEQPALNHQTAIVGGVLADECGAFLKRFFVERRRAQSEARKLANPPAC, from the coding sequence ATGACTGAAACGCACGCTGGCGCGCAGGACGCGCGCTACATGCAGCTGGCCCTGGAGCAGGCCCAGCACGCGTGGGACCTGGGGGAAGTGCCCGTGGGCGCCGTCGTCGTCAAGGATGGCGAAGTCATCGCCGTGGGCTACAACCAGCCCATCGGCCGTCACGACCCCACGGCGCACGCGGAAGTGATGGCCTTGCGCGCGGCCGCCGAAAAGCTGGGCAACTACCGGCTGCCCGGCTGCGAACTGTACGTGACCCTGGAACCGTGCGTGATGTGCTCGGGCGCCATGCTGCATGCGCGCCTGGCGCGCGTGGTGTACGGCGCGGGCGACCCGAAGACGGGCGCCTGCGGTTCCGTGCTGAACCTGTTCGAGCAGCCAGCCTTGAACCACCAGACGGCCATCGTTGGCGGCGTGCTGGCCGACGAGTGCGGCGCTTTCCTCAAGCGTTTCTTTGTCGAGCGCCGCCGCGCGCAGTCGGAAGCGCGCAAGCTGGCCAATCCGCCGGCCTGTTAG
- a CDS encoding TonB-dependent hemoglobin/transferrin/lactoferrin family receptor, with translation MTTVLLQRSAAPVVSPVPARRHNLVLRAALLGLFAAPLLPAMAQTAAINAGTAAQEPARLPVFPEIVVNAKQDYERRAGTRTVVTADDLERRNVTDMGGIVRYLPLITAPAAASGSGSVWDGSGNTGYNIRGLEGNRVSLELDGIALPDAAPKPDGNTLNAFATGRDYFDPETFREVRIDSGTTAASGANPGLGGGVAFITKSPEDYLGEGRDHYVAYKYGRATADRSNAHTLTGAARMGDKLQGLAVYVRRDGEQMDSRGSTPVNPDDWHSNALLSKLVWTLPGEQKLDLTVDMFERKNKRDLRSKVSTYYPTGVQQDSTTRRTRVSLGHDVALKDFALFDRLTSKVYLQNANTDDKTQGRYTFGSPAQRSIETSFQNDSIGVTSEAFKQLNADNALLYGVQLEQLKTRRPWREDRLIIATGQHQITNKNRMADMDTSKLALYVRDDLSFDLAGKKAVLTPGLRADYRKDAPKNLQHYAIGVPGASKEIRKQSDTYFTPSLSLSVEVLPQMNAYATVTRGTRLPTAAERTGTYDSISYTGTGRGYAVLGNANLRKETSQAYELGLKGDVVKGLSMHASVYQTEYKNMIEYVMQEDDPVNYPTITQGLFRPENIGNARTWGAELTLRAELGAWAPSMQGYRIDLATGVAKGRSFNTLTGDSGGLASVAPAKTALTFGYDHANELFGLALTAVHAGDKQAPNDLLTGTTAPRFSVPSYTIFDLSTYWNAHKNAKIVVGVYNLTDRKYWDYAAARSLSAGTTAATRAEIERYAKPGRNVAASLSVNF, from the coding sequence ATGACTACAGTGCTTCTGCAGCGCTCCGCTGCGCCCGTCGTATCTCCCGTTCCTGCCCGTCGCCACAACCTGGTGTTGCGCGCCGCCTTGCTGGGCCTGTTCGCCGCGCCGCTGCTGCCTGCCATGGCGCAAACGGCCGCCATCAACGCGGGCACGGCTGCGCAGGAACCGGCCAGGCTGCCTGTCTTCCCGGAAATCGTCGTCAACGCCAAGCAGGATTACGAACGCCGCGCCGGCACCAGGACGGTCGTCACGGCGGACGACCTGGAGCGCCGCAATGTCACCGACATGGGCGGCATCGTGCGCTACCTGCCTTTGATTACCGCGCCAGCGGCGGCCTCGGGCAGCGGCAGTGTGTGGGATGGTTCGGGCAATACCGGTTACAACATCCGCGGCCTGGAAGGCAACCGGGTCAGCCTGGAACTCGATGGCATTGCGCTGCCCGACGCGGCACCTAAGCCGGACGGCAACACCCTCAACGCCTTCGCCACGGGCCGTGATTATTTTGACCCGGAAACGTTCCGCGAAGTGCGCATCGATTCGGGTACGACGGCTGCCAGCGGCGCCAATCCCGGCCTGGGCGGCGGCGTGGCTTTCATCACCAAGTCGCCCGAAGATTACCTGGGCGAGGGGCGGGATCATTATGTCGCCTATAAATACGGCCGCGCCACGGCCGACCGCAGCAATGCGCACACCCTGACGGGTGCCGCCAGGATGGGCGACAAGCTGCAGGGCCTGGCCGTCTACGTGCGCCGCGACGGCGAGCAGATGGACAGCCGCGGCAGCACCCCCGTCAACCCGGACGACTGGCATTCGAACGCCTTGCTGTCCAAGCTCGTGTGGACCTTGCCTGGCGAACAAAAGCTCGACTTGACGGTCGACATGTTCGAGCGCAAGAACAAGCGCGATCTGCGCAGCAAGGTCAGCACGTATTATCCGACGGGCGTGCAGCAGGATTCCACCACCAGGCGCACGCGCGTCAGCCTGGGCCACGACGTGGCGCTCAAGGATTTCGCCCTGTTCGACCGCCTGACGTCGAAGGTCTATCTGCAGAATGCGAACACCGACGACAAGACGCAAGGTCGCTACACCTTTGGCAGCCCGGCGCAGCGTTCCATTGAAACGAGCTTCCAGAATGACAGCATCGGCGTCACGTCCGAAGCGTTCAAGCAGCTCAACGCCGACAATGCGCTGTTGTACGGCGTGCAGCTGGAACAGCTGAAAACGCGCCGTCCGTGGCGTGAAGACCGTCTCATCATCGCCACTGGCCAGCATCAGATCACCAACAAGAACCGCATGGCCGACATGGATACGAGCAAGCTGGCCCTGTATGTGCGCGATGACCTCAGCTTTGATCTTGCAGGCAAGAAGGCCGTGTTGACGCCGGGCTTGCGTGCCGATTACCGCAAGGACGCGCCGAAAAACCTGCAACACTACGCTATCGGCGTACCGGGCGCGTCCAAGGAAATACGCAAGCAGAGCGACACGTATTTCACGCCCAGCCTGAGCCTGTCCGTGGAAGTCTTGCCGCAAATGAACGCCTACGCCACCGTGACGCGCGGCACGCGCCTGCCGACGGCGGCCGAACGCACGGGCACCTATGATTCCATCAGCTATACGGGCACGGGCAGGGGTTATGCCGTGCTGGGCAATGCGAATTTGCGCAAGGAAACCAGCCAGGCCTATGAACTGGGCTTGAAGGGCGACGTCGTCAAAGGCTTGAGCATGCACGCCTCCGTCTACCAGACGGAATACAAAAACATGATCGAATATGTAATGCAGGAAGATGACCCGGTGAACTATCCCACCATCACCCAGGGCCTGTTCCGTCCGGAAAACATCGGCAATGCGCGCACCTGGGGTGCCGAGCTGACCCTGCGCGCGGAGCTGGGCGCCTGGGCGCCATCCATGCAGGGTTACCGCATCGACCTGGCGACGGGCGTGGCCAAGGGCCGCTCCTTCAATACCCTGACGGGCGACAGCGGCGGCCTGGCCTCGGTGGCGCCGGCCAAGACGGCCTTGACCTTCGGCTACGACCATGCAAACGAGCTGTTCGGCCTGGCCCTGACGGCCGTGCATGCGGGCGACAAACAGGCGCCGAACGACTTGCTGACGGGTACGACCGCGCCGCGCTTCAGCGTGCCGTCATACACGATTTTCGACCTGTCGACCTACTGGAACGCGCACAAGAACGCGAAGATCGTCGTCGGCGTGTACAACTTGACGGACCGCAAGTACTGGGACTACGCCGCTGCGCGCAGCCTGTCCGCCGGCACCACGGCGGCAACGCGCGCCGAGATCGAGCGCTATGCCAAGCCGGGCCGCAACGTCGCCGCCAGCCTCAGCGTCAATTTCTAA
- a CDS encoding type II toxin-antitoxin system RelE/ParE family toxin has translation MARLVVLKSAAADFKELRSDFQARHAAAPCEQFTSDFRQLFADLKAYPDGGAPIEAARDLGLDVRQRLCHDIRVVYHHDRAHGIVYIRMFLPTRRDFLSHLTARILRPDF, from the coding sequence ATGGCGCGCCTCGTCGTGCTGAAAAGCGCCGCAGCCGATTTCAAGGAATTGCGCAGCGACTTCCAGGCGCGCCATGCGGCAGCGCCATGCGAGCAGTTCACCTCGGACTTTCGCCAACTCTTTGCCGATCTGAAGGCCTATCCCGACGGCGGCGCACCCATCGAAGCGGCCCGCGACCTCGGCCTGGACGTGCGGCAGCGCCTGTGCCACGACATCCGCGTCGTGTACCACCATGATCGCGCGCACGGCATCGTGTACATCCGCATGTTCCTGCCGACCCGGCGCGACTTTCTCAGCCATCTGACGGCACGCATCCTGCGGCCCGACTTTTAA
- a CDS encoding VOC family protein encodes MTCCHIDHIAITAPTLEAGAELVRLALGVEPQAGGAHAHMGTHNLLLRLGDSVYLEVIAPDPTAPPPSRPRWFALDTLAANAAPALATWIARTTDIEASVAACSEPLGNIEAMSRGALNWLITIPDDGALRLHGVAPALIEWQAAAHPAARLQDHGLSLIKLDLFHPEPERIARLLLSLGLDSQVAVHPSTGERGPRLVAHINTPQGPRQL; translated from the coding sequence GTGACATGCTGCCACATTGACCATATCGCCATCACGGCGCCAACGCTGGAAGCGGGTGCCGAGCTGGTGCGGCTGGCGCTAGGGGTGGAACCTCAGGCTGGCGGAGCGCATGCCCACATGGGGACGCATAACCTTCTGCTGCGGCTTGGCGATTCTGTCTACCTGGAAGTGATCGCGCCCGACCCCACGGCGCCGCCACCATCCAGGCCCCGCTGGTTCGCGCTTGACACCCTGGCCGCCAATGCGGCACCGGCACTCGCCACCTGGATAGCCCGCACTACCGATATCGAGGCAAGCGTTGCGGCTTGTTCGGAGCCACTTGGCAATATCGAGGCGATGAGCCGAGGTGCCCTGAATTGGCTGATCACCATTCCCGATGATGGCGCGTTGCGCCTGCATGGCGTTGCCCCGGCACTCATCGAGTGGCAAGCGGCAGCGCACCCGGCGGCCAGGCTGCAGGACCATGGACTGTCCCTCATCAAGCTTGACCTGTTTCATCCCGAACCGGAACGCATTGCGCGCTTGCTGCTATCGCTGGGCCTTGATAGCCAGGTGGCTGTGCACCCGTCGACAGGGGAACGCGGCCCCCGCCTGGTGGCCCACATCAACACGCCGCAGGGGCCGCGCCAACTGTAA